A part of Desulfotomaculum nigrificans DSM 574 genomic DNA contains:
- a CDS encoding Crp/Fnr family transcriptional regulator encodes MQSNLKYLQRIPLFYDLPEEQLQEIARLVLERSYTKGRIIFMEGEPGEALFLLKSGLIKLTKRLEDGREHILHFVNPGEVFAEVVLFEGGNYPATAEVQEDAVVGVLRNQDIERLISHNPSMAVGMLRIMSRRLRTAQEKVMNLALHDTARRLAFTLIKMAEEHGVKEARGTLINLSLTNQELANMTGSSRETINRMLNSFKRAGAIDMDRQQIYLLDKGKLENLLR; translated from the coding sequence ATGCAAAGTAATCTTAAATATTTACAAAGAATACCGCTTTTTTATGATTTACCAGAGGAACAACTACAGGAAATAGCCAGGTTGGTACTGGAAAGGAGTTACACCAAGGGGCGCATTATTTTTATGGAGGGTGAACCTGGCGAAGCTCTGTTTTTGCTGAAATCGGGCCTGATTAAGTTAACCAAAAGGCTAGAGGATGGTAGAGAACATATTTTACATTTTGTTAACCCCGGCGAGGTCTTTGCGGAAGTGGTTCTCTTTGAAGGGGGAAATTATCCGGCCACCGCAGAGGTGCAGGAAGATGCTGTGGTAGGGGTGCTGCGTAACCAAGACATTGAAAGGCTGATTAGCCATAACCCCAGTATGGCCGTAGGGATGCTTAGGATTATGTCCCGGCGATTGAGGACGGCCCAGGAAAAGGTGATGAATCTGGCGTTGCATGATACCGCCCGCCGCCTGGCCTTTACGTTAATTAAAATGGCCGAGGAACATGGTGTAAAAGAAGCCCGAGGTACTTTAATTAACCTTAGCCTGACCAACCAAGAGCTGGCCAATATGACCGGCAGTTCCCGGGAAACCATTAACCGCATGCTGAACAGCTTTAAGCGAGCCGGTGCTATTGATATGGACCGGCAGCAAATTTATTTGCTCGATAAAGGGAAGCTGGAAAATTTATTGAGGTAA
- a CDS encoding 4Fe-4S dicluster domain-containing protein: protein MVRGEKEKLNSTELYQINKCWDCHNALVDMDEAAKRLHEIFQEIDFSRRQLARLGGVKPKSHNIFQVAIAGCPNSCCQPQIKDFALQGQAVPEIGAGCTMCGLCVAACPDDCIVLGEAGPIIDRQVCLNCGKCAAKCPTGAIKINKRGYRVIRGGKLGRRPQLAQEVCSLTNVRGAAALLRETLDLLLQQGKPGERLGSLLQRLQKVENCEENLAGAKPLGVPTRGTSRRQP from the coding sequence TTGGTCAGGGGAGAGAAGGAGAAGTTAAACTCAACGGAGCTGTACCAAATAAATAAATGCTGGGATTGCCATAATGCTTTAGTTGATATGGATGAAGCGGCGAAAAGATTGCATGAAATTTTTCAAGAGATAGACTTTTCCCGGCGGCAACTGGCCCGGTTAGGTGGGGTGAAGCCAAAATCCCATAATATTTTTCAGGTGGCCATAGCCGGCTGCCCCAATTCCTGCTGCCAGCCCCAGATTAAAGATTTTGCTTTACAGGGACAAGCAGTGCCGGAAATAGGGGCAGGTTGTACCATGTGCGGTTTATGTGTGGCCGCCTGTCCGGATGACTGCATCGTGCTGGGTGAGGCCGGACCCATCATAGACCGGCAGGTGTGCTTGAATTGCGGTAAATGTGCCGCTAAATGCCCCACCGGTGCCATTAAGATTAATAAGCGGGGCTACCGGGTCATCAGAGGAGGTAAATTAGGCAGAAGGCCCCAATTGGCCCAGGAGGTTTGCTCCTTAACCAATGTCCGGGGAGCCGCTGCCTTACTGCGGGAAACCCTTGATTTGCTTTTACAACAGGGAAAACCCGGGGAAAGACTGGGTAGCCTGCTCCAAAGGCTACAAAAAGTCGAAAACTGCGAGGAAAACTTGGCTGGCGCCAAGCCTTTGGGCGTACCCACAAGGGGCACAAGCCGGCGGCAGCCTTAG
- a CDS encoding CopD family protein — MLSLIQIARFFHDLAFTTWIGSMIFMMLVLTPAVGGKGIPPQFLRLMGIERFKSWAWASIAVLAVTGIYRLYGRFYMFDLFVMSRYGKLMLLKLSLFIIMVLLTAIVSLSYAKRIPAEAPQRPGEQPTPEFSRMQRRFITFSALNLALGVTILFIMAIIR; from the coding sequence ATGCTTAGCTTGATCCAAATCGCCAGGTTCTTTCATGACCTGGCTTTTACCACCTGGATAGGTAGCATGATTTTTATGATGCTGGTGCTTACTCCGGCCGTAGGAGGCAAAGGTATACCACCTCAGTTCCTACGGCTGATGGGGATTGAACGCTTCAAAAGTTGGGCCTGGGCCAGTATTGCCGTACTGGCTGTCACCGGTATATACCGGTTGTACGGTCGGTTTTATATGTTTGACCTCTTTGTCATGAGCAGGTACGGCAAACTGATGCTGTTAAAATTAAGCCTGTTTATAATTATGGTCTTATTAACGGCCATCGTCAGCCTTAGTTACGCTAAACGAATACCGGCAGAAGCACCCCAAAGGCCCGGTGAGCAGCCAACCCCGGAGTTCTCCCGCATGCAGCGGAGGTTTATAACCTTCTCAGCTTTAAATCTGGCTTTGGGAGTGACTATTTTATTCATTATGGCCATCATTAGATAA
- a CDS encoding DUF1858 domain-containing protein — MANITKDMTMGYIVKQYPQTVEVFQRYGMGCLSCPTAQLESLEKGAMLHGIDIEALLAELNKVAK; from the coding sequence ATGGCTAACATTACCAAAGACATGACCATGGGTTATATTGTTAAACAATATCCCCAAACTGTAGAGGTTTTCCAGCGTTATGGTATGGGCTGCCTCAGTTGCCCTACGGCTCAACTGGAATCCCTGGAAAAGGGTGCCATGTTGCACGGCATAGACATTGAAGCGCTGCTGGCCGAGTTAAATAAGGTAGCTAAATAA
- the nrdG gene encoding anaerobic ribonucleoside-triphosphate reductase activating protein: protein MIPVSNKLRIGGITANSVVDGPGLRTVVFLQGCPRHCPGCHNPDLLDSNGGREVTIEEALTEIRASISPITQGITFSGGDPLLQPEALHQLVVQLKQDFPHLDIWVYTGYKYDEVKHLPVLDLIDVLVDGPFEQDKKDLELAFRGSANQRLIDLPKTRRAGQVVEWQPGW, encoded by the coding sequence ATGATACCTGTGAGTAATAAACTCCGTATCGGGGGTATAACAGCCAATAGTGTGGTAGACGGGCCCGGCTTAAGAACAGTGGTGTTTTTACAGGGATGCCCTCGCCACTGCCCGGGTTGCCATAACCCTGATTTACTGGACAGCAACGGGGGCAGGGAAGTCACCATAGAGGAAGCCCTGACAGAAATCAGGGCCAGTATTTCTCCCATCACCCAGGGTATTACCTTTAGTGGCGGGGACCCGCTGTTGCAGCCGGAGGCTTTACACCAGCTGGTGGTACAGCTGAAGCAGGATTTTCCTCACCTGGACATTTGGGTATATACCGGTTATAAATATGATGAAGTAAAACACCTGCCGGTGCTGGATTTGATTGATGTACTGGTGGACGGGCCCTTTGAGCAGGATAAAAAGGACCTGGAGCTGGCTTTCCGGGGCTCCGCCAACCAGCGGCTGATTGATCTGCCAAAAACCAGGCGGGCCGGTCAGGTGGTGGAATGGCAGCCTGGCTGGTAA
- the nrdD gene encoding anaerobic ribonucleoside-triphosphate reductase — protein MFKDIQKRDGRIVPFDETKITEAIFKAAKAVGGEDRQTAMELTLEVLKMLKKKYNGNLFGVEEVQDMVEKVLIETGHARTAKAYILYRHQRTRLREAKSDLMDAVAEILAETNRENANISNSPSAKMLQIASAASKKYYLTRLIPEEMSQAHIRGDIHIHDLDFYGKTLTCIQIPLGKLLKEGFNTGHGYIRPPKRPTSATALAAIILQSSQNDMHGGQSFAFFDRDIAPYVEDASDEETYQAMEALIYNLNSMHSRAGAQVPFSSINLGTETSEAARKVTRNLLLAYEAGLGRGENPIFPNIIFKLKEGVNLNPGDPNYDLFQLAIRVASKRLNPTFSFMDSSFNQEYGDQVGYMGCRTRVMANRRGPAVTDGRGNLSFTTINLPRIAIRAERNIDKFYHLLDETMDLTCRQLYHRYGVQAKLKVKDMPFVMGQGLYLDSQTLKPDDPIEEAIKHGTLSPGFIGLAEALVALTGKHHGESEEAQALGLQIVEYLRRKVDEAAEKYDLNYTLLATPAESVAGRFAKLDRKEFGIIPGVTDKSYYTNSFHIPVGYPISIFDKISLEGPYHKYCNAGHISYVEMASPPLHNPQAVEAIIKHMRASDMGYAAINFPVDYCTSCSVTGVINQDTCPRCESTEIRRVRRITGYLSTVDRFNDAKVEELHDRVVHTGFNARD, from the coding sequence ATGTTTAAAGATATCCAGAAAAGGGATGGGCGGATAGTACCGTTTGATGAAACTAAAATCACTGAAGCCATTTTTAAAGCAGCTAAAGCCGTTGGCGGTGAAGACCGCCAAACAGCTATGGAACTCACCCTGGAAGTATTAAAGATGCTCAAGAAAAAATATAACGGCAATCTGTTCGGGGTTGAAGAAGTTCAGGATATGGTAGAAAAGGTACTCATTGAGACCGGCCACGCCCGTACGGCTAAAGCATATATTTTGTACCGGCACCAGCGCACCCGTCTGCGGGAAGCTAAAAGTGATTTAATGGACGCGGTGGCAGAAATTCTGGCTGAAACCAACCGGGAGAATGCCAACATTTCTAATTCTCCGTCGGCCAAAATGCTGCAGATTGCCAGTGCGGCCAGTAAGAAATATTACCTGACCCGCTTAATACCGGAAGAAATGTCTCAGGCTCATATCCGGGGAGACATCCATATTCACGATCTCGATTTTTATGGTAAAACTCTTACCTGCATTCAAATCCCGCTGGGTAAATTGCTTAAAGAGGGATTTAATACCGGCCATGGTTATATCCGGCCACCTAAACGTCCCACCTCGGCCACGGCACTGGCGGCCATCATTCTGCAGAGCTCACAAAACGACATGCACGGGGGTCAGTCCTTTGCCTTCTTTGACCGGGATATTGCACCCTATGTGGAGGACGCCAGCGATGAGGAAACTTATCAGGCCATGGAAGCTCTGATTTATAATTTAAACAGCATGCACAGCCGGGCCGGAGCTCAGGTACCTTTCTCCAGTATTAACCTGGGTACCGAAACCTCCGAGGCCGCCCGCAAGGTTACCCGAAATTTATTGTTAGCCTATGAGGCCGGCCTGGGTCGGGGCGAGAACCCCATTTTCCCCAACATCATTTTTAAACTTAAGGAAGGGGTTAACCTGAATCCCGGGGATCCTAACTATGATTTATTCCAGTTAGCTATCAGAGTAGCCTCTAAACGGCTAAATCCAACCTTTAGTTTTATGGATTCTTCCTTTAACCAGGAATATGGCGACCAGGTGGGTTACATGGGCTGCCGCACCAGGGTCATGGCTAACCGCAGGGGTCCGGCGGTAACCGATGGCCGAGGTAATTTGTCCTTTACCACCATTAATTTACCCAGGATCGCCATTAGGGCCGAACGGAACATAGATAAGTTTTACCATCTGTTGGATGAAACCATGGACTTAACCTGCCGCCAACTCTATCACCGGTATGGCGTACAGGCTAAGTTAAAGGTTAAAGACATGCCCTTTGTGATGGGACAGGGTTTATATCTTGACTCCCAGACACTTAAACCCGATGATCCCATTGAAGAAGCCATTAAACACGGTACCCTGTCACCGGGCTTTATTGGTTTGGCCGAGGCCCTGGTGGCCTTAACCGGCAAACACCATGGCGAAAGTGAAGAGGCACAGGCCCTGGGCCTACAAATAGTGGAATACCTGCGGCGTAAGGTGGATGAGGCCGCTGAAAAGTATGATTTAAATTATACCTTGCTGGCCACTCCCGCCGAGAGCGTTGCCGGCCGGTTCGCCAAACTGGATAGAAAGGAATTTGGCATTATTCCCGGGGTAACAGATAAGAGTTACTACACTAACTCTTTCCATATACCGGTGGGCTATCCCATTAGTATCTTTGATAAAATTTCTTTGGAAGGTCCTTACCATAAATATTGTAACGCCGGGCATATCAGTTATGTGGAAATGGCATCTCCCCCGCTGCATAACCCACAGGCAGTGGAGGCAATTATTAAACACATGCGGGCCAGTGATATGGGTTATGCGGCCATTAACTTCCCGGTGGACTATTGCACCTCTTGCAGTGTAACCGGAGTAATTAACCAGGATACCTGCCCCCGTTGTGAATCCACCGAGATTCGCCGGGTGCGGCGGATTACCGGTTACCTTAGTACCGTTGATCGGTTTAACGATGCCAAGGTGGAGGAACTACATGACCGGGTGGTGCACACAGGATTTAATGCACGGGATTAA
- the nrdR gene encoding transcriptional regulator NrdR gives MRCPFCSFSESRVLDSRPADDGNSIRRRRECGECGKRFTTYERVEERPLVIVKKDGRREVFDRAKLLAGLIKACEKRPVPVQELEKTVSYIERELRNNMELEVPSQEIGEMVMDRLRELDEVAYVRFASVYRQFRDVYSFLQEVEQLLKSKSS, from the coding sequence ATGCGTTGTCCCTTCTGCAGTTTTTCGGAAAGCCGGGTCCTGGACTCCCGGCCAGCTGACGATGGCAACAGTATTCGCCGCCGCAGGGAATGTGGTGAATGCGGCAAAAGATTTACAACCTACGAAAGAGTAGAAGAAAGGCCGTTGGTTATAGTCAAAAAAGACGGTCGACGGGAAGTATTTGATCGTGCCAAATTACTGGCGGGATTAATTAAGGCCTGTGAAAAAAGACCTGTACCGGTCCAGGAACTGGAGAAAACTGTAAGCTATATTGAGAGGGAATTACGCAATAACATGGAACTGGAAGTACCCAGCCAAGAAATCGGGGAAATGGTCATGGACCGACTGCGGGAATTGGACGAGGTAGCCTATGTTCGGTTTGCCTCGGTCTATCGTCAGTTTCGGGATGTTTACAGTTTTTTACAAGAGGTAGAGCAGCTTTTAAAGAGCAAGTCAAGTTAA
- the splB gene encoding spore photoproduct lyase: MTNVTLERPGAKYIFVPKRVFFEPDALHYRLGQQLYDRFKAEHIPVALTGSHNRVTGIPGRTPQEAFMEAKRTLVVGVRKGSEFQTCKPSAHYQLPLVTSCPGKCEYCYLLTNLGKKPYVRVYVNIEEILARALDYINQFLPRETIFEGTATSDPIPVEHYTGALKKAIEFFGRQSHARFRFVTKFTDVDLLLDAVHNGRTRFRFSLNSDYVIKKFEHGTPPLAERVAAAAKVAGAGYPVGFLVAPIMLYDGWQREYTNLFHQLNAALPPSTRQDLTFELITHRFTKRAKNTINEIFPGSELDMDEEARQFKYGQFGYGKYVYPKESMAEVKEVMAGLVSRFFPAARVEYLV; this comes from the coding sequence ATGACAAATGTAACGCTAGAGCGGCCGGGGGCAAAGTATATCTTTGTGCCTAAGCGAGTGTTCTTTGAACCTGACGCTTTGCATTACCGGTTAGGCCAGCAGTTATATGACAGGTTTAAAGCAGAGCATATTCCGGTGGCACTAACCGGTTCCCATAACCGGGTCACCGGTATTCCGGGACGGACACCGCAAGAAGCCTTCATGGAGGCCAAGCGAACTCTGGTGGTAGGGGTGCGCAAGGGGAGCGAGTTCCAAACCTGCAAACCTTCGGCCCACTACCAACTGCCCCTGGTTACCAGCTGTCCGGGCAAGTGTGAATATTGTTATCTGTTAACCAACCTCGGTAAAAAACCCTATGTGCGGGTATATGTCAACATCGAAGAAATTTTGGCCCGGGCTTTAGATTATATAAATCAATTCCTACCCCGGGAAACCATCTTTGAAGGGACCGCCACTTCCGACCCCATCCCCGTGGAGCACTACACCGGGGCATTAAAAAAGGCCATTGAATTTTTTGGCCGCCAGAGTCACGCCCGGTTCCGATTTGTAACCAAATTTACCGATGTGGACTTGTTGTTGGATGCCGTTCATAACGGCCGTACCCGGTTCAGGTTTAGTCTAAATTCGGACTATGTGATAAAAAAATTTGAACACGGTACTCCCCCTCTGGCAGAGAGAGTGGCAGCAGCGGCTAAAGTAGCCGGGGCAGGTTACCCGGTGGGGTTCCTGGTTGCCCCCATCATGCTCTATGACGGCTGGCAGCGGGAATACACTAATCTTTTCCACCAACTAAACGCCGCCCTGCCCCCCTCGACCCGGCAGGACCTGACCTTTGAACTAATAACCCACCGTTTTACCAAGCGGGCCAAAAACACCATTAACGAAATTTTCCCCGGTTCTGAACTGGATATGGATGAGGAAGCACGGCAGTTTAAATACGGGCAGTTTGGTTACGGTAAATATGTCTACCCCAAGGAAAGCATGGCGGAAGTGAAAGAAGTTATGGCGGGATTGGTCAGCCGGTTCTTCCCGGCCGCCCGGGTGGAGTACTTAGTATAA
- the ldhH gene encoding L-lactate dehydrogenase (quinone) large subunit LdhH, with protein MAIAKLKQDINSALNNDNLTGALGRFGEAYLPAREKAYEGKDFAAIREQIKEIKSYAADHMEELAEQFAKQAEKNGAKVFRAKTAAEAKEYIAKVVKEHNAKTVIKSKSMASEEIHLNDYLLKNTGVDEVAETDLGEWIIQLCGQRPSHMVMPAIHMTRDEVAEIFSKETNQNLDPDIAKLVKVARENLRQKFLRAGIGISGANIAVAETGTIVMCTNEGNGRLTTTVPPVHIILVGLEKLVPKFKDVGPILEALPRSATGQKITSYVTMISGPTPAIDLDGNIIEQKELHIVLMDNGRTAMRDDPMFKQALQCIRCASCLNVCPVFQKVGGHVYGHVYTGGIGTILTAFLNSFEKAGELQNLCLRCERCKTYCPGKIDLPALIAELRRRTVEKNGLPMGQKLILEKVLTNRKLFHSLLRTASVAQKPFVKGNVIRHLPLFFSGLTEGRSLPAIAAKPLRDKVGHYVPKSKPKAKVGYYAGCLGDFVYPEQGEAAYKVLGKMGMEIVFPLEQTCCGIPATQMGAPEVAVKLAKQNIEAFEKEGLDYIVSLCPTCVEVLKHHYVDYLKNDPAWKERAEKFAAKVVDFPTFVAKHGNNLKFKKLFTKATYHDSCHMKRTLNVWKEPRELLNKAGVKLVEMKGCDECCGFGGSYSIKMPEISKAILDKKLVNAEAAGADVLALDCPGCKMQIAGGLDAKGSKLPVKHTVELLAEALDD; from the coding sequence ATGGCAATAGCAAAATTAAAGCAGGACATTAATTCCGCCCTTAATAACGATAACCTGACCGGCGCTCTGGGGCGTTTTGGTGAGGCTTATTTACCGGCTCGGGAAAAGGCCTACGAAGGAAAAGACTTTGCCGCTATCCGCGAACAAATCAAGGAAATTAAGAGCTATGCGGCGGACCATATGGAAGAACTGGCCGAGCAGTTTGCCAAACAGGCAGAGAAAAACGGCGCCAAGGTATTCCGGGCTAAAACCGCTGCAGAGGCCAAAGAGTACATTGCTAAAGTTGTCAAAGAACATAATGCTAAAACTGTTATTAAATCCAAGTCCATGGCTTCGGAGGAAATACATTTAAATGATTACTTATTGAAAAATACCGGTGTGGATGAAGTGGCTGAGACTGACCTGGGCGAATGGATTATCCAGCTTTGCGGCCAGCGTCCTTCCCACATGGTTATGCCTGCCATCCACATGACCCGTGACGAAGTGGCAGAAATTTTCTCCAAAGAGACAAATCAAAACCTGGATCCGGATATTGCTAAACTGGTTAAAGTGGCCAGGGAGAACTTACGGCAAAAGTTCCTGAGAGCCGGTATCGGCATTTCCGGTGCCAACATTGCCGTGGCCGAAACCGGTACTATTGTTATGTGCACCAACGAAGGCAATGGGCGTCTCACCACCACTGTACCGCCGGTTCATATTATACTGGTAGGGCTGGAGAAACTGGTGCCTAAATTTAAGGATGTGGGTCCCATCCTGGAAGCCCTGCCTCGCAGTGCCACCGGACAAAAAATAACCAGTTACGTAACCATGATATCCGGACCCACCCCGGCCATCGACCTGGATGGTAATATCATTGAACAAAAAGAGCTGCACATAGTGCTGATGGATAACGGTCGTACCGCCATGCGTGATGACCCCATGTTTAAGCAGGCTCTCCAGTGTATCCGCTGCGCCTCCTGCCTAAACGTTTGCCCCGTCTTCCAAAAGGTAGGCGGGCACGTATACGGTCACGTTTATACCGGTGGTATCGGCACCATTTTGACCGCCTTTTTAAACAGCTTTGAAAAGGCCGGGGAATTGCAAAATCTTTGCCTGCGGTGTGAACGCTGCAAAACTTACTGCCCCGGTAAGATTGATCTGCCGGCTTTGATTGCCGAACTGCGCCGCCGCACCGTAGAGAAAAACGGTTTGCCCATGGGCCAAAAGTTAATCCTGGAAAAGGTATTAACCAATCGTAAGCTGTTCCACAGTCTGCTGAGAACCGCTTCGGTGGCCCAGAAGCCCTTTGTCAAGGGGAACGTAATCCGTCACCTGCCCCTGTTCTTCTCCGGCCTCACTGAAGGCCGTAGCCTGCCGGCCATTGCGGCTAAGCCCTTAAGGGATAAAGTGGGCCATTATGTACCTAAGAGCAAACCCAAGGCCAAGGTTGGTTACTATGCCGGCTGCCTGGGTGACTTCGTCTATCCTGAACAGGGTGAGGCTGCTTACAAGGTACTGGGCAAAATGGGTATGGAAATTGTCTTCCCCCTGGAGCAAACCTGCTGCGGTATCCCGGCCACCCAAATGGGCGCCCCGGAAGTGGCAGTGAAGCTGGCTAAGCAAAATATTGAGGCCTTTGAAAAAGAAGGTCTGGACTACATTGTTTCCCTGTGCCCCACCTGTGTTGAGGTACTTAAGCACCACTATGTTGATTACTTAAAAAATGACCCGGCTTGGAAAGAACGGGCGGAGAAGTTTGCCGCCAAAGTGGTGGACTTCCCCACCTTTGTAGCCAAACATGGTAATAATCTGAAGTTTAAGAAACTGTTCACCAAGGCCACTTACCATGACTCCTGCCACATGAAGCGGACTCTTAATGTATGGAAGGAGCCCCGGGAACTGCTGAACAAAGCCGGAGTTAAGCTGGTGGAAATGAAGGGCTGCGATGAGTGTTGCGGTTTCGGTGGTTCTTACTCCATTAAAATGCCTGAGATTTCCAAGGCTATTTTGGATAAGAAACTGGTTAACGCGGAAGCGGCCGGTGCAGATGTACTGGCTCTGGACTGTCCCGGTTGCAAGATGCAAATTGCCGGCGGTCTGGATGCTAAAGGCAGTAAGCTACCTGTTAAGCACACCGTAGAACTGCTGGCTGAGGCTTTAGACGACTAG
- a CDS encoding LutC/YkgG family protein, which produces MSVVLTKNPMDALYNEFKEKAEAISAEVHRVADVKAARELVTKIIKELGTNKVVYAPSELTQSIDVQAIGKDAGVEMTSENLRQNAADAGLGISQLDYAIAEIGTLVGNATSIESRMVSILPPVHVALVRTANILPNLLETIALYNNKLGELPRYLTFVTGPSRTSDIERVLTIGVHGPGRLIIVFID; this is translated from the coding sequence GTGAGTGTTGTATTGACAAAGAATCCCATGGATGCTTTGTACAACGAGTTTAAGGAAAAGGCTGAGGCAATATCTGCCGAAGTACACCGGGTGGCTGATGTTAAAGCAGCCCGTGAACTGGTAACAAAGATTATTAAAGAACTGGGTACTAATAAAGTCGTTTATGCCCCATCTGAGCTGACCCAGAGTATTGATGTCCAGGCCATCGGTAAGGATGCCGGGGTAGAGATGACCAGTGAAAACCTGCGTCAAAATGCGGCTGATGCCGGACTGGGTATTTCGCAGTTGGATTATGCCATTGCCGAAATTGGCACCTTAGTTGGTAATGCCACCAGTATTGAGAGCCGCATGGTGTCCATCCTGCCGCCGGTTCATGTGGCCCTTGTTCGGACGGCGAATATTTTACCTAACTTATTGGAAACCATTGCCCTTTATAATAATAAACTTGGGGAGCTGCCCCGGTATCTAACCTTTGTTACCGGACCCAGCCGCACCTCTGATATTGAGCGTGTACTGACCATAGGCGTGCACGGACCCGGCAGACTAATTATTGTATTCATAGATTAG
- a CDS encoding YlmC/YmxH family sporulation protein: MIKISDLRVREVVNVVDGRRLGLIKDIDVDLEAGRISAIVLPGQGRFLGLFGREDELVVPWEKIKRIGVDVILVEVPPYQNPKDDYKY, encoded by the coding sequence TTGATTAAAATTTCTGACCTGCGGGTAAGAGAAGTTGTTAATGTAGTTGACGGGAGACGGTTAGGCTTAATCAAAGATATCGATGTTGATTTGGAGGCGGGTCGGATATCTGCTATTGTCCTGCCTGGACAAGGTAGGTTCTTAGGTCTATTTGGCCGGGAGGACGAGTTGGTGGTTCCCTGGGAAAAGATCAAAAGAATCGGTGTTGATGTAATTTTGGTTGAAGTGCCTCCTTATCAGAACCCCAAGGACGATTATAAATATTAA
- the sigG gene encoding RNA polymerase sporulation sigma factor SigG gives MLVNKVEICGVNTSKLPVLTNSQMRTLFEAMQQGNKEARNQLINGNLRLVLSVIQRFTNRGEYVDDLFQVGCIGLMKAIDNFDLSQNVKFSTYAVPMIIGEIRRYLRDNNPIRVSRSLRDVAYKALQVRDSLVNKFSREPSINEIAGELKMPREEIVFALDAIQEPISLFEPIYHDGGDPIFVMDQISDEKNMDLSWLEGISIRDALRRLSDREKHILTLRFFEGKTQMEVADEIGISQAQVSRLEKAALNHMRKYV, from the coding sequence ATGCTGGTAAACAAAGTGGAGATCTGCGGGGTGAATACATCTAAGCTTCCAGTGCTAACAAACAGCCAGATGAGAACTTTGTTTGAAGCAATGCAGCAAGGGAATAAAGAGGCCAGAAATCAATTGATTAATGGTAATCTGAGACTGGTACTCAGTGTTATTCAGCGATTTACCAACCGCGGCGAATATGTGGATGATTTGTTTCAAGTGGGCTGTATCGGCCTAATGAAAGCCATTGATAATTTTGACCTGAGTCAAAATGTCAAATTTTCTACCTATGCGGTGCCCATGATCATCGGTGAAATAAGACGTTACCTGCGGGACAACAACCCCATCAGGGTTAGCCGCTCTCTGCGGGACGTTGCTTATAAAGCACTGCAGGTTAGAGACAGTTTGGTGAATAAATTTTCCCGGGAACCATCAATTAATGAAATAGCCGGTGAATTAAAAATGCCTCGGGAAGAGATTGTTTTTGCTCTGGATGCTATTCAAGAACCAATTTCCTTGTTTGAGCCCATTTATCATGACGGTGGTGATCCGATTTTTGTGATGGATCAAATCAGTGATGAGAAAAATATGGATTTAAGTTGGCTGGAGGGAATTTCTATCCGGGATGCCCTGAGACGCCTAAGTGATAGGGAAAAGCATATCTTGACGCTGCGCTTCTTTGAGGGCAAGACCCAAATGGAAGTAGCCGATGAGATTGGCATTTCCCAGGCTCAGGTTTCCCGATTGGAAAAGGCTGCTTTAAACCACATGCGCAAATATGTTTAG